A segment of the Candidatus Marinimicrobia bacterium CG08_land_8_20_14_0_20_45_22 genome:
CTTCCGGTCTCGATTGCGCAAAAGCGGCAATTCCGTGTGCAGATATTGCCCAGTATCATCAGCGTTGCGGTGCGTCTCTGCCAGCAATCACTTATGTTCGGGCAGTGCGCCGATCGACAAACGGTATGCAGGTGATTGTCATTGACAATCTTACGTAGATCGCGAAAATTGTCATTTACGGTAATTTTAACTTTCAGCCAGTCTGGTTTCATTTTGCTCCACAAATTAACACGAATATGTTATCTTGCTTATAGAACAAGATTTCTCCACTGTAATTTCACAAATAAATTATAGGGATTAATATTGTTATTTTAAAAGATTTGGTGTTCATTTGTATTCATTCGCGGATTCGATAAAAACCGAATTGCTTGACGAATTCTTCAACGACGGCAATCTTGACCGCTTTCATCGAAACGGCTGGATTCAAATCTATCATACGCGCGACTCCCTTATCTACAATACCACACGGCACGATCCCGTTATATAGCGAAAGATCAGTGCTGACATTCAGCGCGAAACCGTGCATTGTGACCCAGCGAGAAACACGCATTCCAATGGCAGCAATTTTTTTATCGCCGACCCAAATTCCGGTTAATCCTTTAATCCTTCCAGCCTGTATATCAAATCCGGCCAGCATTTGAATCAGCACTTCTTCGACCGAATAAACATACCAGGCGATACTCTCTTTATGTTCCTTCAAATTGAAAATCGGGTAGCTGACCAATTGTCCTGGTCCGTGATATGTGATGTCGCCGCCGCGATCGACCTTGAAAATTTCGATGCCGCGGCTTTTCAGATATTCTTGCGAGGCAATCAAATGACTTGCGTTGGCGTTTTTACCCAGCGTGTAAACGTGCGGATGTTCAACAAGAATCAGCGTATCGGGGAGTTTCCCGGCGAAACGATCGGCATGAGTTCGTTTCTGGATTTCCCAGGCTTTGCCGTATGGACAACAGCCAAGATCAAGGA
Coding sequences within it:
- a CDS encoding lipoyl(octanoyl) transferase; translation: MTLLENRFINSGLESIEMNLGDKAVKSLNVLDLGCCPYGKAWEIQKRTHADRFAGKLPDTLILVEHPHVYTLGKNANASHLIASQEYLKSRGIEIFKVDRGGDITYHGPGQLVSYPIFNLKEHKESIAWYVYSVEEVLIQMLAGFDIQAGRIKGLTGIWVGDKKIAAIGMRVSRWVTMHGFALNVSTDLSLYNGIVPCGIVDKGVARMIDLNPAVSMKAVKIAVVEEFVKQFGFYRIRE